cttggtaTCTTGTGTTAGGCTAAATTTCCTACAATCGGTGCAGTATGGTTGAATCGATATCGAGACACTGACCGAGTGTGGCTATCTAGGGTTATCCTCGTGCCCCGATAATCCGAGGACTTCTCAGGGATAGCAGAACAAACAGGTGACCCAAATACTGGGAGAGAATTGCACTTAGATTACTTGACGTGAACAATCTACAGTGCAAATCAAAAGGGTGCATAAAGCAAAGaaaaccttaagttcacaccatcTTGGAAGTAAAGGAAAGCAAAatgcaagaaaaggaaagataaatAAACTGCAGGTTTGTTGTATGTTTGATCGATCCCTCTTCTCCACATCTCCTGCTTATTTATAGTGAGTGTAACAGTCGGGGATGATTCCCTTGACTATCGGCCATAGTCGAGCCACGTTCAGGCCCCCACTCCTTCCCAACATAAACTATAAAGAAACTGCCTGCAATGGTAACCGCCTTCCTTCCTAGCCAATGGAACAATTCCTAACTGAAGATGATAAAGCACGATCGGTCACTCTCCTGGCCGAGCCGTCCTTCGATCAAGGCCCCTCTCGACCATGATGGGGTGAGTGCAAACTGGGTGTAAACAATGTGCCCCACGAGTTGGGAGGTCAATTAAGGGAGCCCTTGGAACTCGTACCTGTCCCAGTTTCGCTCAAAATATCTTTTGACTTGCCATGATGTGACGTGACTGCGACTGCTGAAGAGTCTCCAGCTATGGACACATGGTCCAATACCATTCTAGTGCTCACGCCTTTTGGGTTATCCTTTCCATTTCCCAAGGTTGTCATAATTCCTCTTTGAGTTTCAAAAAGGGCGAGAATCCTTCTTAAACCTCTAATCCTACCTGATTATGTGACAACTTTTCATCTCCACTTCACCTCTCCACAACACCTTCCAACCCATTCGCTCTGCAATTCTAGGTAAAATGGCtgctaaagaagaagaagccgtcGAAACCCAGATCGCTATTGAGAAGCTTAAAGACAAGCGTGCCCATTTACACCCTACTGTGAATCTTGAGGTGCTCATCCCACGATTAGGTTACTTCGTGCTTGGTCCCATCTTCAAAGACCCCTCTGCTACTCAGTCCCTCAAGGACTTTCCTGCTCATCCAGTCGAATGCCTTCTATTTCGTAAAGGCATTCCAAACTTTAAGTATAAGCCTGGTGCCGTAAATTGACATTGGGCTGGCTATTACCCCAAGTGGGACGAGTGCGTAAGGAGGATGTCCACTGCCAAGGCGGAGGAGTGGAAGAGGCTTGGCATCTACGATGTCATCCAGATGTCCATTGTATCTTATCCTTGCGATGTTAATTTTCTCCATGCCGCCCTCCATTTCTGGTCCCGCTCAACCAACTATTTTCATTTTAGCTTTGGGATGATGGGGCCGACCCTCATTGACATAGGAGTACTCCTGGGCTTGAAATCGGCCGACGAAGAGATCAATGGTAGCTTTGAGTGCTCCCGGATTGGTTGGGACCTAAATCTTATAAGGAATGCCAGCTACACCTCCTACCTGTCTCACTGCCGAAAGCAAAGTGGTCCCGTAAGTAGGAAAGAATACATTGCTTTTCTGTTGTCCTGGATCTGTCACTGACTCATCTGCACCCAGGCCGACAAGATCACAAAAGCGTATCTCAGCCTTGCCAATGCTTTGGTTGCTGGCCATTTTGTCAATCTTGCAGCGTTtgttctctcctccttatatAAGGGTTGCAATGACCTGGTTGAATCCGACTTCTCCCATGGTGGGGGCCCTTTCTAGGTCTTACAGCTGTGGCTGAGTGCCTACTTCCCCGAATTCAGTTCTGCCCCCTTTGCCACTGAATTCTCGGCCATTGGTTCCAAGTTACTTCGACGATCGCCGCTACGCTCTACTGCTGAATgctttgacttctttttttgTCTTAAGGATGTTCGGCCCTCAGCCGCTTTCACCCCATTCCACTCTTTGAACAGTTTGCCCGACTGGCTCAGTGATGCAATTGCTAACCCAACCACCCACAAAGATCTTTGGGGTTCTTACCTGACTTGCCGAGACCTCCACTATGGGGTGTTTCTCGAGCACACCAAGATGTGTAGCACAGAACCCCAAAGATCCATAATTCCTAGCCCGCCAGTTTGGACTTACACAGGCCATTCCAGTCCCTTGTTTTTTCTCTATCTCAAATAGTGGTCCTAAACGAGAGCTCCTAAAGACTAACAATTAGATTGCTGATGTATCCCTGTTGAGTAGCTTAGCTCTCTCGGCCTTCCAGCCGCGTTACTTCTTTTCTTTACCCGCAACCATTGAGAGCTTTGACGTATGGTGTTCTAAATACTATCATTGGTTGAGTGAGGATGAAGCCAACACCTGGGAGGAGAGGCAATCTTTCACGTCCAGCCAACTCGGCTCCAAGGGTTCGAAATTGCTGCCATCATTAAAGAAACGACGGCAACCAGTGAAGGTAATGCGTCAAATGGTTGAGTTTTAGtctgatttctttctctatGACCACACTAACTCTTGCTGACCGGCCTCCTGTAGATGTACTGACCGTTGACTCCGCgagtgaagaggaagaagaaagaaaaaaaaaaggagagatgaAAGGAAAGAAGCCGCAAGTCTCCAAACGGGTATGCTAAGAAACGGCCCAAAATAAGAAGGCCAAGAGTGAAGGCACCTGCGATAGTGAAGACCGTGTCCCTTTGAGGACCGTGATGACCTGTCGGTTGCAGCTCAGGCCTGCTCCCTAGCCGAGCCAATCAAGTGTCAAAAATAACAGAGTGAAGGGATCGGCAAAGCCTCACCATCCAGGCTTTCTCGGTCAAGCTCAGGCAAGTCCACCTCCTCCACTCTTAAGTCTAGTGCACCCAAGGATTCTGCCATGCCAATTGTCTTGCTTTCTACTCCATCCAAGTAAGATTCAAGCTTTGCATCCCTGACAAAATCAATCCCAGAAAAAAGTCAGCTAGTGCCGTGAGAACTCTCATTTCTAACCACTTCCCACGCATCCCCAGTCAAGGTAGACTCCAGTGTTTCTCCTTCTGCAGTAAGTACTAAGGAATAAAGCCCTTTAAAATTGGTCACACAGCCATCAAATATAGCTGCCGCTGCCTCTGAGGCCCTTATCCCTTTGGCCATCGCTGCACCAAGCCCAAACAAGCCCATTAAAAAAGAACCTGTGGTTCTGCAAATAGCCCCAATCTCTGAGAAGCAATCAGCTGCCTTGCCCCCCATCCAAGAAGGGGAAATAGAAGGCCAGGCCATACCTCCCTCGGGGCCCGTTCCACAGGTATGTTAATTGTCCTTCCCTAATATTCAGCAGCGTGAATGGGGGGACCTTTCTGACTTGAATACTTCCttgcaaagagaagaaaaagaagatccTGTCGCTCTGCTGCTGGACTCCTTGGATGACCTCCTTGCCATGGGCTCCCCCATTGCTCCATCGATCGAAGATGCTGTACTGACACCACCAGGTACCCTTGAAGTGACAGCGGCTTGGCAGATTATGAGTGAAAATGGCCTTCTGACCGTGGAACAGATTCTTACCCACAACAAAGTCAAGCGCATGATCGATGCACTACAAACAATCATTCCCAGCCCCAGCTTCACTCATGAACAGCGTACAGTAGCCCTTAGTTACACAGAGCTTCTTCGTCTGATAGTTCACAACCTACCCCCAACATTCCAGTCGCTACAAGATGAATGAGACAATTTAGTATTGAAGGCTGAAAAGAAAGTCTTGGTCACGACCCTCTCAGCCAAGCTGCGAGGGTACCAACAGGAAGAAGCTAATCTCAAGGGCGACTTGGCTGAGCTGGAGCGCCATATGAAAGCTATTTCTGAGGGGCTGGAGAGGGTCAAAACTACTCTGACCATGGAGATTTCCTTTGTAACTGCTAAAAAAGAGGCGTACCACATTATCCTATCGACAGAGGAAAAGCCTTTCCGCCAGGTTGCACTTTCACGATCAGAACTCAAAAGGGTTGAAAAATTACTGGAGCAGGTCCGTGAAGACTTTGAGGGCAAACCATGTTCTACCAGATGCCATTAGacactctttcttttctctggctgaTCCTTGGTGATTTGGCCCCTGCtatgtgttattttataatggCTGAAGTGTGTCGGCTTTgacaatcttctttttttttttgttttcttttctctatgTGACCGACGGTCGGCCTTTATCATTTTGTAACCTCCCACATTATTGGGTGGTACTCTTTTAAGTACTTGCCGATCAACGGCCTTAATTGTACCTGTCCATCAACTGTTCTAAGGCGATAAGCCCCACCTTTTAGGACTTGATGTACTACGAACGGTCCTTCCCAGGTGGGTGACCATTTCCTAAACTTTGGGTCCTTGTTCCCAACTGGAAACATAGCTTTTAATACTAGGTCAGACTCAGCAAACATCTTAGACCTAACCATTTTATTATAGGCCTTAGCCACCTTTGCCTTCTGGGCCTGCACTCGGTCAAGAGCAAAGATACACTCTTCATCCAGATTGTCGAGTTCGGCCATCATGGAATCCCTGTACTGACTTGGGGACATCCCGTAATGTCTCGCCACCCGTAGAGACTTCACAGTCACTTCCATTGGAAAGATAGCATCATGACCAAAAGTTAGTGCATAAGGGGTCGTCCCTATCGCCGTCCTCTTTGAAGTCCTAAAAGCCCATTGCACCTCTGACAACAACTCTGCCCAGGATCTTGGGTTATCATCAATAACCTTGGACAAATTTACCTTAATGACCTTGTTTCTTGCCTCTGCTTGGCCGTTACCCTATGCATAATAGGGTGTTGAAAAGGTAACTATTATCCCATACTCCTGTATGAATTGAGACACCTCGCCTCCAGAGAAAACTGACCCATTGTCAAAGGTGAGAGTCTCAGGTAGACCGAAATGATGTATCAATTCACGCTTTACAAACTTAATCATATCAGCCTGGCTGACTGGCTTCATCGACACagcttccacccacttggtgaagtaattgGTTGccatgataacaaacatatgcCCTTGGGCCAATGGGGGAGTTACCTTCCCAATTAGATCAAGGACCCAACCTCTAAACGGCCAAGGTTTGACGATGGGATGAAGCTGAGTTGCTGGCACGTTCTGCATGGACACATGCCTTTGGCATGCCTGGCACCCCTTTGCATACTTGATGCAGTCCTATAAGATGGTTGGCCAGTAATAGCCATGGCGCTGTAACAACCATCTCATCTTGATGTCGGCCTGATGGGACCCACAATTCCCTTCACAAACCTCAGTCATAACGAGCATTGACTCATTTAACCCCAAACACTTCAGCAAGATATCATCCTGACCTTGCTTGTATAATTCATTGCCCAGTAGTAGATAATTCAACGCACGATAACTTGTCTTCCGATCAACCCTAGCATTAGGATTTTGGAGATAATGGATGACCAGAGACCTCTAATCCAGATGAACCTCATCTAGGTTCCCCCCCTCAATCGCTCCTTCTTCCAGGATAGATGAGAATGCTTTCTTCTAGATGATAAATAGCCTATCAACCTCTCCCTTCGAGAATGAGATGCTTGACGCAGCTTGGGCGAGACCGTTAGCCTCACTGTTCTCTGATCGAGGAATGTGCTTGACCGAACTGTCATCAAACTTGCCCAAGCATTGCTGAGCAAGCAAACAGAAT
Above is a window of Telopea speciosissima isolate NSW1024214 ecotype Mountain lineage unplaced genomic scaffold, Tspe_v1 Tspe_v1.0016, whole genome shotgun sequence DNA encoding:
- the LOC122647266 gene encoding uncharacterized protein LOC122647266 translates to MATNYFTKWVEAVSMKPVSQADMIKFVKRELIHHFGLPETLTFDNGSVFSGGEGNGQAEARNKVIKVNLSKVIDDNPRSWAELLSEVQWAFRTSKRTAIGTTPYALTFGHDAIFPMEVTVKSLRVARHYGMSPSQYRDSMMAELDNLDEECIFALDRVQAQKAKVAKAYNKMVRSKMFAESDLVLKAMFPVGNKDPKFRKWSPTWEGPFVVHQVLKGGAYRLRTVDGQVQLRPLIGKYLKEYHPIMWEVTK